In Thunnus thynnus chromosome 13, fThuThy2.1, whole genome shotgun sequence, the following proteins share a genomic window:
- the LOC137195502 gene encoding leucine-rich repeat neuronal protein 4, with the protein MAALRDLPLPLVIICLVFIRGYAPLPTTSEVTGTNPITPLRASGFTSEARALPPTDYYDDDTDRPAVPETPFTNGRTRKRCDYNPCLENQTPCADLAASTGCLCPGFTLHTEIPEAPDLKTVSWNGSEVVVHWCAPLSYVTAYLVTVGEQESRLFGEVQRRGAVGDIDHIAEVCVVAVNEAGRSKPSCTMYHPRDHSLPLKAGLIGGALGFLLLLLLAVLLWRHKRQRKQEASMPMHYIPETQ; encoded by the coding sequence ATGGCTGCCCTCAGGGACCTTCCTCTTCCCCTGGTGATCATTTGCCTGGTTTTCATCAGAGGTTACGCTCCCCTGCCTACAACCTCCGAAGTCACGGGGACCAATCCCATAACACCTCTCAGAGCAAGTGGGTTTACAAGCGAGGCCCGTGCGCTCCCCCCAACTGATTACTATGACGATGACACAGACCGCCCTGCTGTACCCGAGACACCGTTTACAAATGGAAGGACCAGAAAGCGATGTGACTACAATCCCTGTCTTGAGAATCAGACCCCCTGTGCCGACCTAGCAGCCTCCACCGGCTGCTTGTGTCCAGGGTTTACTTTGCATACTGAGATTCCAGAGGCCCCTGACCTGAAAACAGTGTCCTGGAATGGGTCAGAGGTTGTCGTTCATTGGTGTGCACCTCTCTCATATGTCACAGCTTATCTTGTGACAGTAGGGGAGCAAGAGAGCAGGCTGTTTGGTGAGGTCCAAAGGAGAGGAGCAGTGGGTGACATAGACCACATAGCAGAAGTGTGTGTGGTCGCAGTGAATGAAGCTGGAAGAAGTAAGCCGTCCTGTACGATGTACCATCCCAGAGACCACAGTCTGCCTCTGAAAGCAGGACTCATCGGGGGAGCTCTGGgcttcctgctgctcctcttgCTGGCCGTCCTGCTCTGGAGGCACAAGAGGCAAAGGAAACAGGAGGCCAGCATGCCTATGCACTACATCCCTGAGACTCAGTGA